One region of Molothrus aeneus isolate 106 chromosome 1, BPBGC_Maene_1.0, whole genome shotgun sequence genomic DNA includes:
- the GPR20 gene encoding G-protein coupled receptor 20, whose protein sequence is MPTSSTQMSPLDSINSTEEPNSNINLFSKFINSDKQLFTDFYNVWIVLMVVNAIIFLVGVVLNSLALYVFCFRTKTKTTSVIYTINLIVTDLLVGFSLPVRIIMFYSAGDCKNCSLVHIFGYFVNMYCSILFLTCICVDRYLAIVQVEASRKWRNPTCAKGICIFIWIFATVVTFSILTMAIRFAKCCLSKILVLMVCEYFFPLIIIIFFTTRIMCALSKPSLMHQSRERRMRAVQLLITVLIIFMICFTPFHVLQVAISINPDMPHNVSLLVYHVTVTLSSLNSCMDPIVYCFVTNNFQSTMKNIFRKTEPEQTNADILGMNKNSKGSNANIAFSNTIGSPLSLPSPSSVQI, encoded by the coding sequence ATGCCGACCTCCTCCACCCAAATGTCACCCCTTGACTCTATCAACTCCACCGAGGAACCTAACTCCAACATCAACTTGTTCTCCAAGTTCATCAACTCAGACAAACAACTGTTCACAGATTTTTATAACGTGTGGATTGTCCTGATGGTAGTCAATGCCATCATTTTCCTGGTGGGTGTTGTGCTGAACAGCTTGGCGCTGTATGTCTTCTGCTTCCGTACCAAGACAAAAACCACCTCTGTTATTTACACCATCAACTTGATTGTAACTGATCTCCTGGTGggcttttccctgcctgtccGGATCATCATGTTCTACAGTGCAGGGGATTGCAAGAATTGTTCCTTGGTTCACATCTTTGGCTACTTTGTCAACATGTACTGCAGCATCCTCTTCTTGACGTGCATCTGCGTTGACCGCTACCTGGCAATAGTGCAGGTGGAAGCCTCACGTAAATGGAGGAACCCCACCTGTGCCAAGGGGATCTGCATCTTCATTTGGATCTTTGCCACCGTGGTGACTTTCTCCATCCTGACCATGGCAATACGGTTTGCCAAGTGCTGCCTCTCCAAGATCCTGGTCCTGATGGTCTGCGAGTACTTCTTCCCCCTCATCATAATCATCTTCTTCACCACCAGGATTATGTGCGCCCTGTCCAAGCCCAGCCTCATGCACCAGAGTCGGGAGAGGAGAAtgagggctgtgcagctccttATCACCGTCCTCATCATCTTCATGATCTGCTTCACTCCTTTCCACGTGCTACAGGTCGCAATCTCCATCAACCCAGACATGCCCCACAACGTCAGCCTCCTCGTCTACCACGTGACAGTGACTCTGAGTAGCCTCAATAGCTGCATGGACCCCATTGTCTATTGCTTTGTCACCAATAACTTCCAGTCAACCATGAAAAACATCTTCAGGAAAACCGAGCCAGAGCAAACTAATGCAGACATCCTGGGTATGAACAAGAACTCCAAGGGCTCCAACGCAAACATCGCCTTCTCAAACACAATAGGAAGCCCTCTGAGCTTGCCATCACCAAGCAGTGTTCAGATATAA